Proteins from a single region of Diaphorobacter limosus:
- a CDS encoding alpha-2-macroglobulin family protein, with translation MNGGVRGAMAALLLLATAAAQALTVTSLSPQGEVAQVRQVVAKFDAPAVRLGDPRAPAPFTLACSDPDAARGQGRWSGEREWVYEFAQDLPPGVRCTVSAKPGFKSASGALLSSAKSYQFNSGGPFVQSIRPGTHEAIDEEQFFVLQLNGPASVASLQEHMWCLADGVGERVPVRLVEGAQRTELLRALHLDKAAAKEPLRYATLTCGRRLTAGSKMQLVYGRGVATPSGVANAVEKRFAYQVRQPFTAEFACERENAQSDCLPIRPLRLAFNAPVTRKQAQGIRLKGGGQTLMPTMDGAQEGDALVDAVAFAAPLTAQTRFTLELPGDFQDASGRRLGNVASFPLKVATGPMPPLAKFAAAPFGVVERYAEGPDGPALLPVTLRNIEAQLDAKTLQPGAGQGGKVSTLRADSDADIIAWLRKLQRYDDHYVDRKQAQRDVKGPLPKVLDEQDGDQVQARMLSLLAGQAGVRTLDIPQPTKGDPRPFEVVGIPLPPGFSVVEIASPLLGQSLLDGRHGSPRSMVVRTSALVTNLGVHFKLGRENAVAWVTTLDKGQPVAGARVRVSSCDGRELASASTGADGVARIAGLASEPPACGGEGEWRNAYFVSARAGDDMAFTWSDWQRGIEPWRFNLPTSSAPRPDEVAHTIFDRTLLRAGETLSMKHVLRTQTGAGFALPRQRPGTLVITHVGSGQQYQQPLKWRNTATGGLSAESEFAVPAAARLGQYQVELRASEEGGGQQSGSFRVEEFRLPVFEGRVTPVAGKPLVRARSVPVDVQVSYVSGGPAARLPVRVSAMVAPKPLQFADFEAFSFAPPRKRDAVNNSDEEEPAASQNQRVVADKRPLMLDANGTGRLDIDDIARQAQAQDLVLEASYADPNGELQTLRSTSTLWPAAVVAGVKTEGWVSSGSKVRLQALALSLDGKAQAGVPLAVQAIARSTTSSRKRMVGGFYSYDNRVETKDLGTLCTGKSDARGLLLCDARLEEAGEVELVVTARDKDGNEAQAASSVWVTRRGELWFGGEDHDRIDLLPEKKSYQPGETARLQLRMPFRQATALVSVEREGVIETRVVQLSGQDPTLQLKIEEGWAPNVYVSVLALRGRLHEVPWYSLFTWGYKAPRAWWSAFWYEGREYAAPTAMVDLSRPAYRLGVAELRVGHEAHRIDVKVKADKDSYPVRGKAQVTIQGTLPNGKPAAGAEVALAAVDQALLELMPNTSWNLLEAMLQRRAWGVATSTAQMEIIGRRHYGKKAVPAGGGGGRAPTRELLDTLLLWQPAIKLDARGQAKVTVPLNDALTTFKIVAVADAGTGLFGTGSASIRSAQDLQIISGLPPLVRGGDAFRAQITLRNTTARAMRVEVAPRATLLSLDRQTVAIPPGEARELAWNVTAPEQLGQMRAQAILWEIEARDTLGGARDALKASQRLIAAVPLAVQQARLVQVDGGYQVEVTPPADAIAGRGGLKLSLTPKLADGLPGMRDWWANYPFSCLEQKASKAMGLADAGLWKTVLAQLPSYLDGDGLAYYFPPRDGAADRGSDTLTAYLLASSHEAAGLRPEFALPPELREAMERGLIAFVEGRIERDFWSPRKDLDMRKLAAIEALSRYAKAQPRMLTSITIAPNQWPTHALIDWINILKRMDGVPQRAERLRDAMQILRARLSYQGSRLSFSTEQGDTWWWLMQGGDVNGARLLLTVLDDPAWKDDLGRLASGFIARQQGGAWHTTTANLWGGLALEKFSASLEATPVAGSTRASLGGNTASVDWGKVARITAADSGGAAHQTTWFGAPAAPGGLKNNAMFLPWGKGAESLTVTHQGTGKPWLTLQSVAAVERKAPFSAGFAIKRTVTPVEQADKTRPAGIYSRGDVLRVTLEVTASADMSWVAITDPIPAGATILGSGLGRDSEIATQDEKRQGPGWPAFEERSFESLRAYYEYLPKGTVTMQYTLRLNNVGDFALPASRVEALYAPEMFGEAPNGRVKVLGR, from the coding sequence ATGAATGGCGGCGTGCGCGGGGCGATGGCGGCTCTGCTTCTTCTGGCCACGGCTGCGGCCCAGGCCCTCACCGTGACCAGCCTCTCGCCCCAGGGCGAGGTCGCGCAGGTGCGCCAGGTGGTCGCCAAGTTCGACGCGCCGGCCGTGCGCCTGGGCGACCCGCGGGCGCCGGCGCCGTTCACGCTGGCCTGCAGCGACCCCGATGCTGCTCGGGGCCAGGGCCGCTGGAGCGGCGAGCGCGAGTGGGTCTATGAGTTTGCGCAGGACTTGCCGCCCGGCGTGCGCTGCACGGTCAGTGCAAAACCAGGGTTCAAATCGGCCTCTGGCGCCCTACTGTCAAGCGCTAAAAGCTATCAATTTAATAGTGGTGGCCCGTTTGTGCAAAGCATACGGCCCGGCACCCATGAGGCGATTGACGAGGAGCAGTTCTTTGTGCTGCAGCTCAATGGCCCGGCCAGCGTCGCTAGCCTGCAAGAGCATATGTGGTGCTTGGCCGATGGCGTGGGCGAGCGTGTGCCGGTGCGCCTGGTCGAGGGCGCGCAGCGCACCGAGCTGCTGCGCGCGCTGCATCTGGACAAGGCGGCAGCCAAGGAGCCGCTCCGCTACGCGACGCTGACCTGCGGGCGCCGGCTCACGGCCGGCAGCAAGATGCAGCTGGTCTACGGGCGCGGCGTGGCCACGCCCAGCGGCGTGGCCAATGCGGTGGAAAAGCGCTTTGCCTACCAGGTGCGCCAGCCCTTCACGGCCGAATTCGCCTGCGAGCGCGAGAACGCCCAGTCCGACTGTCTGCCGATACGCCCGCTGCGCCTGGCATTCAACGCGCCCGTGACGCGCAAGCAGGCCCAGGGCATACGCCTGAAGGGCGGCGGCCAGACCCTGATGCCCACCATGGACGGCGCGCAGGAGGGCGATGCGCTGGTCGATGCCGTGGCCTTTGCCGCGCCGCTGACCGCGCAGACCCGATTCACGCTGGAGCTGCCCGGAGACTTTCAGGACGCATCGGGCCGCCGCCTGGGCAATGTCGCCAGTTTTCCGCTCAAGGTGGCGACCGGCCCCATGCCGCCGCTGGCCAAGTTTGCCGCCGCGCCCTTTGGCGTGGTCGAGCGCTACGCCGAGGGCCCGGACGGCCCGGCGCTGCTGCCGGTCACGCTGCGCAACATAGAGGCGCAACTGGACGCCAAGACCCTGCAGCCCGGCGCGGGGCAGGGGGGCAAGGTAAGCACGCTGCGCGCGGATAGCGACGCCGACATCATTGCCTGGCTGCGCAAGCTGCAGCGCTACGACGACCATTACGTGGATCGCAAGCAGGCGCAGCGTGACGTGAAGGGCCCGCTGCCCAAGGTGCTGGACGAGCAGGATGGCGACCAGGTGCAGGCGCGCATGCTGTCCCTGCTGGCCGGCCAGGCGGGCGTGCGGACGCTGGACATTCCCCAGCCGACCAAGGGCGACCCGCGCCCCTTCGAGGTGGTGGGCATACCGCTGCCGCCGGGGTTTTCGGTGGTGGAGATCGCCTCGCCGCTGCTGGGCCAGTCGCTGCTGGATGGGCGCCATGGCAGCCCGCGCAGCATGGTGGTGCGCACCAGCGCACTGGTGACCAACCTGGGCGTGCATTTCAAGCTCGGGCGCGAGAACGCCGTGGCCTGGGTGACCACGCTGGACAAGGGCCAGCCCGTGGCCGGCGCGCGCGTGCGCGTATCGAGCTGCGACGGGCGTGAGCTGGCCAGCGCCAGCACCGGCGCCGATGGCGTGGCGCGGATCGCCGGCCTGGCGAGCGAGCCGCCGGCCTGCGGTGGCGAGGGCGAATGGCGCAACGCTTACTTTGTCTCGGCGCGCGCCGGGGACGACATGGCCTTTACCTGGAGCGACTGGCAGCGCGGCATAGAGCCCTGGCGCTTCAACCTGCCCACCAGCAGCGCGCCGCGCCCCGACGAGGTGGCGCACACCATCTTCGACCGCACCTTGCTGCGCGCGGGCGAAACCCTGTCGATGAAGCATGTGCTGCGCACGCAGACCGGCGCCGGCTTTGCCCTGCCCAGGCAGCGGCCTGGCACCCTGGTCATCACCCATGTGGGCAGCGGCCAGCAGTACCAGCAGCCGCTCAAGTGGCGCAACACGGCCACCGGCGGGCTGTCGGCCGAGAGTGAATTTGCCGTGCCAGCGGCCGCCCGGCTGGGCCAGTACCAGGTGGAGCTGCGCGCCAGCGAAGAGGGCGGCGGCCAGCAGTCGGGCAGCTTTCGCGTGGAGGAATTCCGCCTGCCGGTGTTCGAGGGGCGCGTGACGCCCGTGGCCGGCAAGCCCCTGGTGCGCGCGCGCAGCGTGCCGGTGGACGTGCAGGTGAGCTATGTCTCCGGCGGGCCGGCGGCACGCCTGCCGGTGCGCGTGTCGGCCATGGTGGCGCCCAAGCCGCTGCAGTTTGCCGATTTCGAAGCCTTCAGCTTTGCCCCGCCGCGCAAGCGTGATGCGGTGAACAACAGCGATGAGGAAGAGCCCGCCGCCAGCCAGAACCAGCGCGTGGTGGCCGACAAGCGGCCTTTGATGCTGGACGCAAACGGCACCGGCCGTCTCGACATTGACGACATTGCGCGCCAGGCGCAGGCCCAGGATCTGGTGCTGGAGGCCAGCTACGCCGACCCCAATGGCGAGCTGCAGACCCTGCGCAGCACCAGCACGCTGTGGCCCGCCGCCGTGGTGGCCGGCGTCAAGACCGAGGGCTGGGTGTCCAGCGGCTCCAAAGTGCGCCTGCAGGCGCTGGCCCTGTCGCTCGATGGCAAGGCGCAAGCGGGCGTGCCACTGGCCGTGCAGGCCATTGCGCGCAGCACCACCAGCAGCAGAAAGCGCATGGTGGGGGGCTTCTACAGCTACGACAACCGTGTCGAGACCAAGGACCTGGGCACGCTGTGCACCGGCAAGAGCGACGCGCGCGGCCTGCTGCTGTGCGACGCCCGGCTGGAAGAGGCCGGCGAGGTGGAACTGGTCGTCACCGCGCGCGACAAGGACGGCAACGAGGCGCAGGCCGCGTCCTCCGTCTGGGTCACGCGCCGCGGCGAGCTGTGGTTCGGCGGCGAGGACCACGACCGCATCGACCTGCTGCCCGAGAAGAAAAGCTACCAGCCGGGCGAGACCGCGCGATTGCAGCTGCGCATGCCGTTTCGCCAGGCCACGGCCCTGGTCAGCGTGGAGCGCGAGGGCGTGATCGAGACCCGCGTGGTGCAGCTGTCGGGCCAGGACCCGACGCTGCAGCTGAAGATAGAGGAGGGCTGGGCGCCCAACGTCTATGTGAGCGTGCTGGCGCTGCGCGGGCGTCTGCACGAGGTGCCCTGGTACAGCCTGTTCACCTGGGGCTACAAGGCGCCGCGCGCTTGGTGGAGCGCCTTCTGGTACGAGGGCCGCGAGTACGCCGCGCCCACGGCCATGGTGGATCTGTCCAGGCCCGCCTATCGCCTGGGTGTGGCCGAGCTGCGCGTGGGCCACGAGGCGCACCGTATCGACGTCAAGGTCAAGGCCGACAAGGACAGTTACCCGGTGCGCGGCAAGGCCCAGGTGACTATTCAAGGCACGCTGCCCAATGGCAAGCCGGCTGCGGGTGCAGAGGTGGCGCTGGCCGCCGTGGACCAGGCGCTGCTGGAGCTCATGCCCAACACCAGCTGGAACCTGCTGGAGGCCATGCTGCAGCGCCGCGCTTGGGGCGTGGCCACGTCCACGGCGCAGATGGAGATCATCGGCCGGCGCCACTATGGCAAGAAGGCCGTTCCCGCGGGCGGCGGCGGTGGGCGCGCGCCCACGCGCGAACTGCTCGATACGCTGCTCTTGTGGCAACCGGCCATCAAGCTCGATGCCCGGGGCCAGGCAAAGGTAACGGTGCCGCTGAATGACGCGCTGACCACGTTCAAGATCGTGGCTGTGGCCGATGCCGGCACGGGGCTGTTCGGCACCGGCAGCGCCAGCATCCGCAGCGCACAGGATCTGCAGATCATCAGCGGCCTGCCGCCGCTGGTGCGGGGCGGCGACGCATTTCGCGCCCAGATCACGCTGCGCAACACCACAGCCCGCGCCATGCGGGTGGAGGTGGCGCCACGCGCCACGCTGCTTAGCCTGGACAGGCAGACCGTGGCCATCCCCCCGGGTGAAGCGCGCGAACTGGCCTGGAACGTCACCGCGCCCGAGCAACTGGGGCAAATGCGCGCCCAGGCAATCCTGTGGGAGATAGAGGCGCGCGACACGCTGGGCGGCGCGCGCGATGCCCTCAAGGCCAGCCAGCGGCTGATAGCCGCCGTGCCGCTGGCCGTGCAGCAGGCCCGGCTGGTGCAGGTGGATGGCGGCTACCAGGTGGAAGTGACCCCGCCCGCGGACGCCATCGCCGGGCGCGGCGGCCTGAAGCTGTCGTTGACACCGAAGCTGGCCGATGGCCTGCCAGGCATGCGCGACTGGTGGGCCAACTACCCGTTCAGCTGCCTGGAGCAAAAGGCCAGCAAGGCCATGGGCCTGGCCGACGCCGGCTTGTGGAAGACCGTGCTGGCGCAGCTGCCCAGCTATCTGGATGGCGACGGCCTGGCGTATTACTTTCCGCCGCGTGATGGCGCTGCCGACCGCGGCAGCGACACGCTCACCGCCTACCTGCTGGCCAGCAGCCACGAGGCCGCCGGCCTGCGCCCCGAATTCGCCCTGCCGCCCGAGCTGCGCGAAGCCATGGAACGCGGCCTGATCGCCTTCGTCGAGGGCCGCATAGAGCGCGACTTCTGGAGCCCGCGCAAAGACCTGGACATGCGCAAGCTCGCCGCCATCGAGGCCCTGTCGCGCTACGCCAAGGCCCAGCCGCGCATGCTGACCAGCATCACCATCGCGCCCAACCAGTGGCCCACGCACGCGCTCATCGACTGGATCAACATCCTCAAGCGCATGGACGGCGTACCCCAACGCGCGGAGCGCCTGCGGGACGCCATGCAGATCCTGCGCGCGCGCCTGTCCTACCAGGGCAGCAGGCTCAGCTTCAGCACCGAACAGGGTGACACCTGGTGGTGGCTGATGCAGGGCGGCGACGTGAACGGCGCGCGCCTGCTGCTCACCGTGCTGGACGATCCAGCGTGGAAGGATGATCTGGGCCGTCTTGCCAGCGGCTTCATCGCGCGCCAGCAGGGCGGCGCCTGGCATACCACCACGGCCAACCTGTGGGGCGGCCTGGCGCTGGAGAAATTCAGCGCCAGCCTGGAGGCCACGCCCGTGGCTGGCAGCACCCGCGCCAGCCTGGGCGGCAATACCGCCAGCGTGGATTGGGGCAAGGTGGCACGCATCACGGCGGCCGACAGCGGTGGCGCCGCCCATCAGACCACCTGGTTTGGCGCACCCGCCGCGCCCGGCGGGCTGAAGAACAACGCCATGTTCCTGCCCTGGGGCAAGGGCGCAGAAAGCCTGACCGTCACGCACCAGGGCACGGGCAAGCCCTGGCTCACCCTGCAGTCCGTGGCGGCGGTGGAGCGCAAGGCGCCCTTCAGCGCGGGTTTTGCCATCAAGAGAACCGTCACGCCCGTGGAGCAGGCCGACAAGACTCGGCCTGCGGGAATCTATTCGCGCGGCGATGTGCTGCGCGTGACGCTGGAGGTCACGGCAAGCGCCGACATGAGCTGGGTCGCCATCACCGACCCGATCCCCGCCGGCGCCACCATCCTCGGCAGCGGCCTGGGGCGCGACTCCGAGATCGCCACCCAGGACGAAAAGCGCCAGGGCCCCGGCTGGCCGGCGTTCGAGGAGCGCAGCTTCGAGTCCTTGCGCGCCTACTACGAATACCTGCCCAAGGGCACGGTCACCATGCAATACACCCTGCGCCTGAACAACGTGGGCGACTTTGCCCTGCCGGCGAGCCGCGTCGAGGCGCTGTACGCGCCCGAGATGTTTGGCGAGGCGCCGAATGGGCGGGTCAAGGTGCTGGGGCGGTGA
- a CDS encoding transcriptional regulator, with protein MYLLLVTATDCRGYRRALIIINPELGIINPNMGLVIDIPPSLADALFPKVRQRVLAILFGTPDRSFYANEVIALAQSGTGAVQRELADLSGAGLLTVRKQGNQKHYQANADSPVFAELRALVLKTMGLADVLRAALAPLAGQVKAAFIYGSVARQQDTARSDVDLLVISDTLGYGELFGALEDAARTLGRPVNPTLYTLADWARRVRGDNAFITRVGQQPKIWLVGSEEQLNAPGT; from the coding sequence TTGTACCTGCTTCTTGTCACGGCCACCGATTGTCGGGGTTATAGGCGGGCTCTCATCATCATAAACCCCGAATTGGGCATAATAAACCCCAATATGGGTTTAGTTATCGATATCCCCCCCAGCCTCGCCGACGCCCTGTTCCCCAAGGTACGCCAACGGGTACTCGCCATCCTGTTCGGCACGCCAGATCGCAGCTTCTATGCCAACGAGGTAATTGCGTTGGCACAGTCGGGCACGGGGGCGGTGCAACGCGAATTGGCGGATTTGTCGGGCGCCGGCCTGCTCACCGTGCGCAAGCAAGGCAACCAGAAGCACTACCAGGCAAATGCCGATTCGCCCGTGTTTGCCGAGTTGCGTGCCCTGGTGCTCAAGACCATGGGCCTGGCCGATGTGCTGCGCGCCGCGCTGGCGCCGTTGGCTGGGCAGGTGAAGGCCGCATTCATTTACGGATCGGTGGCGCGCCAGCAGGACACGGCCCGCAGTGATGTGGACTTGCTCGTCATCAGCGATACCCTGGGGTATGGCGAGTTGTTTGGCGCGTTGGAAGATGCTGCACGAACGCTGGGGCGGCCCGTCAATCCAACGCTGTACACGCTTGCAGACTGGGCCAGGCGCGTGCGCGGCGACAATGCATTCATCACCCGCGTAGGGCAGCAGCCCAAGATATGGCTGGTCGGAAGCGAGGAGCAACTGAATGCACCCGGCACTTGA
- a CDS encoding metallophosphoesterase, producing MSLVQSLPSGSLDIVGDIHGEIAALRQLLTHLGYDEQGHHPQGRRLVFVGDFCDRGPDSPAVLRLVLSMIAAGTALAVLGNHEINLLREDAKDGSGWFFDSRLASDEPKYAPFARLSKADAATLLQQLNQMPIALEREDLRVVHAAWLSPQIAMARSLPVGDVRHAYDRYEDQAAEQARSSQVLQRMQTERQRWPHSLEDGAQRPPFLPAHSERELGKAMVNPLKVLTTGVERECRTPFYAGGKWRFVQRVAWWSEYTEAPAVVVGHYWRRPLAGDAAAHGPQAENLFGHTGPLAWLGARGNVFCVDYSVGARWAARRNGEDPARRFKLAALRWPERTLVFDDGVQLATEGFGAPGKAQAAARPS from the coding sequence ATGAGCCTTGTACAAAGCCTCCCCTCCGGTTCTCTCGACATCGTCGGTGACATCCACGGCGAGATCGCCGCCTTGAGGCAATTGCTCACCCACCTGGGCTACGACGAACAGGGCCACCACCCCCAGGGCCGGCGTCTGGTGTTCGTGGGCGATTTTTGCGACCGCGGCCCCGATAGCCCGGCGGTGCTGCGCCTGGTGTTGTCCATGATCGCGGCGGGAACGGCGCTGGCGGTGCTGGGCAACCACGAGATCAACCTGCTGCGCGAGGACGCCAAGGATGGCTCGGGCTGGTTCTTTGACAGCCGGCTGGCGTCCGACGAGCCCAAGTACGCGCCGTTTGCGCGTCTGTCCAAGGCCGATGCGGCGACCCTGCTGCAGCAACTCAACCAAATGCCCATCGCGCTGGAGCGCGAGGACCTGCGCGTGGTGCACGCCGCTTGGTTATCCCCGCAGATCGCCATGGCGCGCTCGCTGCCGGTGGGCGATGTACGCCATGCCTACGACCGCTATGAGGACCAGGCGGCCGAGCAGGCGCGCAGCAGCCAGGTGCTGCAGCGCATGCAGACCGAGCGCCAGCGCTGGCCGCACAGCCTGGAGGATGGCGCGCAGCGCCCGCCCTTTCTGCCGGCGCACAGCGAGCGCGAGCTGGGCAAGGCCATGGTCAACCCGCTTAAGGTGCTGACCACGGGGGTGGAGCGCGAGTGCCGCACGCCCTTCTATGCCGGCGGCAAATGGCGCTTCGTGCAGCGCGTCGCCTGGTGGAGCGAATACACCGAGGCCCCGGCCGTCGTCGTCGGCCATTACTGGCGCCGCCCGCTGGCGGGCGATGCGGCGGCCCATGGGCCGCAGGCGGAGAACCTGTTTGGCCATACCGGGCCGCTGGCCTGGCTGGGCGCCCGTGGCAATGTGTTCTGCGTGGACTACTCGGTGGGCGCGCGCTGGGCCGCGCGTCGCAACGGCGAAGACCCGGCGCGCCGCTTCAAGCTGGCGGCGCTGCGCTGGCCCGAACGCACCCTGGTGTTCGACGATGGCGTGCAACTGGCCACCGAGGGTTTTGGCGCGCCGGGCAAGGCGCAGGCCGCGGCCAGGCCGTCATAA
- the ftrA gene encoding transcriptional regulator FtrA, which translates to MDTPHTAPGLVAVVVYNGLSLFEYGCAVEVFGLPRPELGDRWYRFAACAAEPGVLRGAGGIQIQPDQGLELLAQARTIIVPGWRGIDAPVPEPLSQALRQAHARGARVLSICTGAFVLAAAGLLDGRRATTHWRHAQTLAARYPGVQVQADVLYVDAGDILTSAGSAAGIDLCLHLIRRDLGARMANQVARRLVMPPHREGGQAQYIEEPVPRRSNASLAPLLDAMRASLGQDWPIAKMAAHSATSARSFQRHFVGAMGMPPGEWLLAQRLAAARTMLEETDASVDEIALQVGFGDAATLRGHFRNRLGTSPGGYRKRFRA; encoded by the coding sequence ATGGATACGCCCCACACCGCCCCGGGATTGGTCGCCGTCGTCGTCTACAACGGCCTGAGCCTGTTCGAGTACGGCTGCGCGGTCGAGGTCTTTGGCCTGCCGCGGCCCGAGCTGGGCGATCGCTGGTACCGCTTTGCCGCCTGCGCGGCAGAGCCCGGCGTGCTGCGCGGCGCGGGCGGCATACAGATCCAGCCCGACCAGGGCCTGGAACTGCTGGCGCAAGCGCGCACCATCATCGTCCCCGGCTGGCGCGGCATCGATGCGCCCGTGCCCGAGCCCCTGTCCCAGGCGCTGCGCCAGGCCCACGCCCGCGGCGCACGCGTCCTGTCCATCTGCACCGGCGCCTTCGTGCTGGCGGCGGCGGGCCTGCTCGACGGCAGGCGCGCCACCACGCATTGGCGCCATGCGCAAACGCTGGCCGCCCGCTACCCGGGGGTGCAGGTACAGGCCGACGTGCTGTACGTGGACGCGGGCGACATCCTCACCTCGGCCGGCAGTGCCGCCGGCATAGATCTGTGCCTGCACCTGATCCGCCGCGACCTGGGAGCGCGCATGGCCAACCAGGTGGCAAGGCGCCTGGTGATGCCACCGCACCGCGAGGGCGGCCAGGCGCAGTACATCGAGGAGCCCGTGCCCCGGCGCAGCAACGCATCACTGGCCCCGCTGCTCGACGCGATGCGCGCCAGCCTGGGCCAGGACTGGCCCATCGCCAAGATGGCGGCCCACAGCGCCACCAGCGCGCGCAGCTTCCAGCGCCACTTTGTCGGCGCCATGGGCATGCCGCCGGGCGAATGGCTGCTGGCGCAGCGCCTGGCCGCCGCCAGAACCATGCTGGAGGAAACCGATGCCAGCGTGGACGAGATTGCGCTGCAGGTCGGCTTTGGCGACGCGGCCACGCTGCGCGGCCATTTCCGCAACCGGCTCGGCACCAGTCCCGGCGGCTACCGCAAGCGCTTCAGGGCATAG
- a CDS encoding DUF3088 domain-containing protein — MPKDQLFLLQPGFFKESEGPFYCGDSVAVEGLLSFFPQLRNEVDVHYIGAPCPRAAIVALIGADNQSAPVLVLGHGRVVSDAGVETRTHNGVRFIDAPDQIRRYLSAQYGVAHAG, encoded by the coding sequence ATGCCAAAAGACCAGCTCTTTCTCCTCCAGCCCGGCTTCTTCAAGGAGTCCGAAGGCCCGTTCTACTGTGGCGACTCGGTGGCCGTGGAGGGGCTGCTGAGCTTTTTCCCGCAGCTGCGCAATGAGGTCGATGTGCACTACATCGGCGCGCCGTGTCCGCGCGCGGCCATCGTCGCGCTGATTGGCGCGGACAACCAGTCCGCCCCCGTGCTGGTGCTGGGCCACGGGCGGGTGGTCTCCGATGCCGGCGTGGAGACGCGCACGCACAACGGGGTTCGCTTCATTGATGCCCCAGACCAGATCCGCCGCTATCTGTCGGCGCAGTACGGCGTGGCGCACGCCGGCTGA